The Parafrankia irregularis genome contains the following window.
CTGCACGACGGTCGGCCCGGCGGCGGCACGCGAGCTGGGACGCACCGCGACGGGCGCCGGGCTGCGCTACCTGGACGCCCCGGTGGTCGGCACGGTCGGCCCGGCCGAGGCCGGCACCCTGCGGATTCTGGTCGGCGCCGCCGACGCGGATCTCGCCGCGGCCAGGAGCATCCTGGGGACTTTCGGCGATCCGGAGCGTATCGACCATGTGGGGTCCATCGGAACCGCCAGCGAGCTGAAAACCGTCGTCAACCTCGCTCTCGCCGAGGGGATGGCCGCCGTCGCCGAGGTGCTTCGCTACGGCACCGACCTCGGCCTCGACCGCGGCCTGGTGCTCGCCGAGCTCGCCGCCGGGCCGCTCGGCACCCTGGTCAACTACAAACGGCCGATGCTGGAGTCTGACGACTACTCCCAGGCCGCGTTCACGGTCGCCGGCCTCGCGAAGGACGTCCGGCTGGCCACCTCGTCGGTCGCGGAGCCGCTGCCCGTCGCCGAGGCGACCCTGGCGCTGACGGCGGCCGCCGAGCGGGCCGGTCACGCCGACGACGACTTCTCCGCGATCGCCGCGGCGGACGTCTCCGGCTCGGCCTGAGCCCGGCCGCGGTACCGATCCGGTGGCCACCAGACGTTGGTTGCTGCTCGGCGTGGTCGCGGCGGGACTGACGCTGAGCTCGGTCGGGCTGCTCGGCGTGCTCGCGACCGAGCCCTTCGCCAGC
Protein-coding sequences here:
- a CDS encoding NAD(P)-dependent oxidoreductase, which translates into the protein MRIAFLGLGRMGRRMARHVLVAGHELVVWNRTPGRAEELTSAGAIEAADPADAVRGAEACVLMLFDPESAAEVLTAVVPAAESGALLINCTTVGPAAARELGRTATGAGLRYLDAPVVGTVGPAEAGTLRILVGAADADLAAARSILGTFGDPERIDHVGSIGTASELKTVVNLALAEGMAAVAEVLRYGTDLGLDRGLVLAELAAGPLGTLVNYKRPMLESDDYSQAAFTVAGLAKDVRLATSSVAEPLPVAEATLALTAAAERAGHADDDFSAIAAADVSGSA